The Terriglobia bacterium nucleotide sequence CTAAACTGAGAGAATGAGGGGTATGAAGGGACGGGTGGCAGCGCTCAAGGTCGAGCCGTCGAGCATCCTGGACTCGATCGAGCGGCTGACCGGACTCGCCGGGATGCGGGACGCCCTCGCGCCGGACCGCACCACGATCCTCAAGGACAACATCTCCTGGCATTTCCCGTTTCCCGCCGCGAACACCACGCCGTGGCAGCTCGAAGGGACGATCCGCGCCTTGAGAGCCGGGGGATTCACAGACCTCGCCTGCGTCCAGAACAAGACGGTGGTCACCGATGCGTTCAAGGGCGAGGACCTGAACCGCTACCTCCCGATCCTGTCGGCGTACGGGGTGCCGGTCCTCTACAACTTCCGCGAGAGCGACATGTCCTGGGTGGAGTACCGGCCGAAGGCCCGGATGCACGTCCTCGACCGGATCTACCCCGACGGGATCAGGATCCCGGGGTACTTCCCCGGGAAGAACGTCGTTCATCTCCCCACCGTCAAATGCCACATCTACTCGACCACCACGGGCGCGATGAAGAACGCGTTCGGCGGCCTCCTGCACGAGCACCGTCACTACACCCACTCGTGGATTCACCGGACGCTCGTGGACCTGCTGGCGATCCAGCGGGAGATCCACCCGGGCGTCTTCGCGGTGGCCGACGGGACGACCGCCGGGGACGGTCCGGGGCCTCGCACGATGCGCCCCGAGGTCAAGAACTGGATGCTCGCCTCGGCCGATCAGGTGGCGATCGACGCGGTGGCGGCGAAGATGATGGGATTCGACCCGCTCTCGATCGAGTACCTCCGCGTCGCCCACGAGGACGGACTCGGCACCGGCGATCCACGGGAGATCGAGGTGGTCGGCGACGACGTGTCGGGCGAGTCGTGGGGGTTCAGAGTCGGGGACAACGGCGCGAGCCTCGTCGGGAACCTGCTGTGGTTCTCTCCGCTCAAGCGGTTCCAAAAGGTCTTCTTCAGAACGCCGCTGGTGCACGCGTTCATCTTCGGCTCCGAGGTGTATCACGATTATTACCGCTGGCCCCTCAGGGACCGGCGGGTCTTCGAACGCTGGAAGCGCGAGACGGAATGGGGCCGGCTGTTCGAGCGGTACGAGCAGGGCCCGCTTTCGCCCGCCGCGCTCCCCGCGACCAAGGCGGGACCGCGCTAGAAGCTCAGCGTCCCGTTCTCCGGCCGCAGCGTCGAGCCCTCGTTGGCATGGAGGAATCCGTCGATCGCGCGCCGGTCCTCCGGGCCGAACCGCTCGAATTCGATCCCCATGCCGGGGGCGCGCAACTCGGCTCCCGCCGCCGCCTCGGGCGGGACCGCGCGCACGACGCGTCCGATCACGTGCACGTTCCCCTGCACGGCCGGGAGGGGGAACGAGAGCGCGCAGCGCATCCCGATCTCGATCGGCACCGGGGTCTCCACGAAGAACCCGCTGGGCGAGAGATCCCGCATGAATCCCAGAAGGAGCGGCTGCTCGCCGTCGAAGTACACCGGTGCGCGCAGAGGGACCCGCGGCCGCCTGAGGTAGCACCAGACCCGGTTCCGGCCGAGCAGGCGCGCCTCGTCGAGCGCCTCTCTTGCGCGCGCGAGCAGGTCGTAGCCGCCGTCGGCGTCCCCCGGGAACGAGGCGGCGCCGAGACTCAACGTCACGCGCGCCGGGCCGTCGGGGTGCCGCGGCCCGCCGAAACGGAACCGCTCGACCGTCGAGCGC carries:
- a CDS encoding DUF362 domain-containing protein — translated: MKGRVAALKVEPSSILDSIERLTGLAGMRDALAPDRTTILKDNISWHFPFPAANTTPWQLEGTIRALRAGGFTDLACVQNKTVVTDAFKGEDLNRYLPILSAYGVPVLYNFRESDMSWVEYRPKARMHVLDRIYPDGIRIPGYFPGKNVVHLPTVKCHIYSTTTGAMKNAFGGLLHEHRHYTHSWIHRTLVDLLAIQREIHPGVFAVADGTTAGDGPGPRTMRPEVKNWMLASADQVAIDAVAAKMMGFDPLSIEYLRVAHEDGLGTGDPREIEVVGDDVSGESWGFRVGDNGASLVGNLLWFSPLKRFQKVFFRTPLVHAFIFGSEVYHDYYRWPLRDRRVFERWKRETEWGRLFERYEQGPLSPAALPATKAGPR
- a CDS encoding diguanylate cyclase, translated to MWAGADRASFEPVLAACVEDATREARPLALVLADVDHLRRVNDRMGRIAGDEVLLKLAGILRASVDDEAFVARLGDDDFAVLLPNAGRGDARQFAARLRSTVERFRFGGPRHPDGPARVTLSLGAASFPGDADGGYDLLARAREALDEARLLGRNRVWCYLRRPRVPLRAPVYFDGEQPLLLGFMRDLSPSGFFVETPVPIEIGMRCALSFPLPAVQGNVHVIGRVVRAVPPEAAAGAELRAPGMGIEFERFGPEDRRAIDGFLHANEGSTLRPENGTLSF